In Haematobia irritans isolate KBUSLIRL chromosome 1, ASM5000362v1, whole genome shotgun sequence, a genomic segment contains:
- the LOC142220197 gene encoding transcription termination factor 2-like, with the protein MVSKMNTEELSIAGDTQELCVRNDSYNSHEANDSILLSSDEEDSEEDKMSILSRTFPYTQTQCNRFTKNKENQAIWNRSNIENQTPSIMNASYPLELFQQFEEESDICLKTEDKRLRRVSQAQYDSAIKKLNTLKLQLSNNERLYKRTAKFVKDGGRQLSQQIKRLNRDIERQNTYIASIYTDINTPKYEPVDKDIKPSVSGLWKTGQTSNDAKYLTSISPLGKVKVELPSISCLCTNPSTSKAWTPLCSCIKIEQGSSPTVNGNKLNGLGHVATSVLQSKINGNTQEGIDRKVAFIKNETNTSPKSMSPCPNQGVFSALSSMLKTEDGKTLVIKSIYAEVKPEIDGKPLKTEDIKPIVMSSKEATGAQSSVVKSEEEKKPIKLEDNKLFSFGVKTEEDKKPIKLEDVKPVIGASPLMKIEKEEKPKIEDIKGEETSRDPKSDIPNWRDISNAINRIRPCYMGRQGVATFNMQKVLTLECLKKLHDSLETCPGEDVLADNPTGLKVNLMDHQRHALAWMFWRETQKPRGGILADDMGLGKTLTMISLVLACKNMNIDNNNANEESVRSHSEHSDDSSFESDLDDLDDGYPEPLWTSHGRKIYYPGGTLVICPASVIGQWEHEAKTKVSRNCLKVLVHHGSKRHRKPRFVKNYDLVITSYHVVEREQGYDGVLFSIDWKRIILDEAHTIRNHKALISEAACQLKSQKRWALSGTPIQNKELDVYGLLKFLRCPPFDDLAHWKTWIGKSAGGHQRLHTIMKTLMLRRTKIQLQGRGFLPSLPKKTIEMIEVKLDKEEMNVYQKILIFSRTLFAQFLIQRAERDPEMYDRRSFMNTIDPDGFYHKMYLKFRRVNKVPKKIKTHEILVLLLRLRQICCHPGLIDAMLEEIDREMGSDSDDDNQPEINLMAVLDKLTTSDIAEDDANFASVALCLHTEEDDDSTMQPEDRLIAKASTRVLRRSNPVFNFDRPSSKIIKIMKVLRERVLSTNDKAIIVSQWTGFLNIVKKHIEREDVETLCLTGATPVKDRQDIIMEFNNPNCHKPILLLSLTAGGVGLNLIGANHLFLIDLHWNPQLESQAQDRIYRVGQKKDVNVYKFMCSSSVEARIKEIQDKKLELANGILDGANASGGKLTINDLRTLFGV; encoded by the exons ATGGTGTCCAAGATGAATACAGAGGAACTGAGTATCGCGGGCGATACTCAGGAACTTTGTGTAAGAAATGATTCTTATAACTCCCACGAAGCAAATGATAGCATATTGCTATCATCCGATGAAGAGGATTCTGAAGAAGACAAAATGTCAATTCTCTCCAGAACTTTTCCATATACACAAACACAGTGTAATCGTTTTACCAAGAACAAAGAAAATCAAGCAATCTGGAATagatcaaatatcgaaaatcaAACACCATCAATAATGAACGCATCGTATCCTTTGGAATTGTTCCAACAATTCGAAGAGGAATCCGATATATGCCTCAAGACTGAAGATAAACGCCTGCGTAGAGTATCTCAAGCCCAATATGACAGTgctattaaaaagttaaatacATTGAAATTACAATTATCGAATAATGAAAGACTATACAAAAGAACAGCCAAATTCGTGAAAGATGGAGGGCGCCAACTTTCCCAACAAATTAAACGCTTGAACAGAGACATCGAGCGTCAGAACACGTACATTGCGTCTATATATACTGATATTAATACTCCAAAGTATGAACCAGTGGATAAAGATATTAAGCCCTCAGTATCTGGGTTGTGGAAAACTGGACAGACATCTAATGATGCCAAATATTTGACATCAATTTCACCTTTGGGAAAAGTAAAAGTTGAACTTCCATCCATCTCATGTTTATGTACTAATCCATCTACATCCAAAGCATGGACCCCACTATGTTCATGCATTAAAATTGAGCAAGGGTCTTCTCCAACAGTAAATGGAAATAAACTCAATGGACTTGGTCATGTTGCTACCTCCGTTCTCCAGtcaaaaataaatggaaatactCAAGAAGGTATAGACAGAAAGGTTGcatttataaaaaatgaaacaaacacGTCACCGAAATCCATGTCTCCATGTCCTAATCAAGGAGTTTTTAGTGCTTTATCATCTATGTTAAAAACTGAGGATGGGAAAACATTAGTAATAAAATCTATATATGCTGAAGTAAAACCTGAGATTGATGGGAAGCCTTTGAAAACTGAAGATATTAAACCCATAGTCATGAGTAGTAAGGAAGCAACAGGTGCACAATCTTCTGTAGTAAAATCTGAAGAGGAGAAAAAGCCAATCAAACTTGAAGATAATAAATTATTCTCGTTCGGTGTCAAGACCGAAGAAGATAAAAAGCCCATAAAATTGGAAGATGTTAAACCTGTGATTGGTGCTTCCCCGttgatgaaaattgaaaaagaagaaaaaccaaaaattgaagATATCAAAGGTGAAGAAACAAGTAGAGATCCCAAATCTGATATTCCCAATTGGAGAGATATATCTAATGCTATAAATCGTATTAGACCTTGTTATATGGGTAGACAAGGAGTTGCTACATTCAATATGCAAAAAGTATTGACCTTGGAGTGTCTTAAG AAACTTCACGATTCCTTGGAGACATGTCCCGGCGAAGATGTTTTAGCCGATAATCCCACAGGCCTGAAAGTAAATCTAATGGATCATCAGAGACATGCATTGGCCTGGATGTTTTGGAGAGAGACACAAAAGCCCAGAGGAGGAATATTGGCTGACGATATGGGCTTGGGTAAAACCCTCACTATGATTTCTTTAGTATTGGCCTGTAAGAATATGAATATAGACAATAATAATGCTAATGAAGAAAGTGTGCGCTCCCATAGCGAACACAGTGATGATAGCTCATTTGAGTCGGACCTAGATGATCTCGATGATGGATATCCTGAACCATTATGGACATCGCatggaagaaaaattt attatCCTGGTGGTACTTTGGTAATATGTCCTGCAAGTGTAATAGGTCAATGGGAACATGAAGCAAAAACTAAAGTTTCTCGCAATTGTCTTAAAGTTCTGGTACATCATGGCAGTAAAAGACATAGAAAGCCTAGATTTGTGAAAAACTATGATTTGGTAATAACATCTTATCATGTTGTGGAGCGTGAACAGGGTTACGATGGAGTCCTATTTAGCATTGATTGGAAACGCATTATACTGGACGAGGCTCACACTATTCGCAATCACAAAGCCCTCATATCCGAAGCGGCATGTCAATTGAAAAGTCAAAAGAGATGGGCCCTTAGCGGAACTCCTATACAAAATAAAGAATTGGATGTCTAtggattgttaaaatttttaagatgtCCACCTTTTGATGATCTGGCACATTGGAAGACTTGGATAGGTAAAAGTGCTGGTGGCCATCAACGATTGCATACCATCATGAAAACGCTAATGCTTAGACGTACCAAAATACAATTACAAGGGCGTGGGTTTTTACCTAGCTTACCAAAGAAGACTATCGAGATGATTGAGGTGAAACTGGACAAGGAGGAAATGAATgtttatcagaaaattttaatattttcacgtACCCTATTTGCTCAGTTTCTAATACAACGAGCAGAGCGAGATCCGGAAATGTACGATAGAAGATCATTCATGAATACTATAGATCCTGATGGTTTCTATCACAAAATGTATTTAAAGTTTAGAAGAGTGAATAAGGTTCCCAAAAAGATAAAGACACATGAGATTTTGGTTCTTCTATTGCGGCTGAGACAGATTTGTTGCCATCCGGGACTTATTGATGCG ATGTTAGAAGAAATCGACCGAGAAATGGGCTCCGACAGTGATGATGATAATCAACCAGAAATTAATTTAATGGCAGTTTTGGATAAATTGACAACCTCTGATATTGCTGAGGATGATGCTAATTTCGCCAGTGTCGCTCTTTGTCTACACACTGAAGAGGATGATGATAGTACAATGCAACCGGAAGATAGATTAATAGCAAAAGCCTCTACGCGTGTCTTGAGGCGCTCAAATCCAGTGTTCAATTTTGATCGACCATCttccaaaattattaaaatcatgAAAGTGCTTAGAGAACGTGTCCTTTCAACTAATGACAAGGCTATTATAGTCTCTCAATGGACGGGATTTTTAAACattgtaaagaaacacattgaaAGGGAAGATGTGGAAACGTTGTGCTTAACTGGTGCTACCCCAGTAAAAGATCGACAAGATATCATTATGGAATTTAATAATCCTAATTGTCATAAACCCATTTTACTATTATCCTTGACAGCCGGAGGTGTGGGCTTGAATTTGATTGGGGCAAATCATTTATTTCTCATTGATTTACACTGGAATCCCCAACTGGAGTCACAAGCCCAGGATCGTATTTATCGTGTGGGCCAGAAAAAAGATGTAAACGtctataaatttatgtgtagtaGTAGTGTTGAGGCACGTATTAAAGAAATACAAGATAAAAAACTTGAATTAGCCAATGGAATTTTGGATGGTGCTAATGCTAGTGGTGGCAAACTAACCATAAATGATTTGAGAACACTTTTTGGTGTATAA